One Lactobacillus sp. CBA3606 DNA segment encodes these proteins:
- the gyrA gene encoding DNA gyrase subunit A → MRTSFLSYAMSVIVARALPDVRDGLKPVHRRILYGMSELGVTPEKPYKKSARIVGDVMGKYHPHGDSAIYESMVRMAQDFSYRYMLVDGHGNFGSVDGDSAAAMRYTEARMSKIAVEMLRDINKDTVRWQPNYDDTEREPEVLPARFPNLLVNGATGIAVGMTTNIPPHNLTEVISAIHMLMDNPDVTTADLMEAVPGPDFPTGGIVMGKSGIRKAYETGRGNIIIRAKVDIQEQKNGKERIIVNELPYMVNKAKLIERIAGLARDKEIEGITDINDESDREGMRMVIDIRRDVSASVVLNNLYKMTLMQTNFGFNMLAIVKGAPKVLSLKQILIYYLEHQEDVIRRRTQFDLKKAQARAHILEGLRIALDHIDEIIAIIRQSQTSEIAKNQLMDNYGLSDKQAQAILDMRLVRLTGLEREKIENEYQDLVKSIADYKAILASKERINQIIYEELLEIQRKFGDERRTELMIGEVLSLEDEDLIEEEEVAVTLTHNGYVKRLPTTEFKSQHRGGRGIQGMDVHDDDFIEHLLTTSTHDVLLFFTNAGKVYRMKAYEIPEYGRTAKGIPVINLLGVNSGEKIQAVVNVSGDASESEQFLFFTTVKGVVKRTPVQEFANIRSNGLKAITLKDDDELIGVTITDGHQNVIIGTHAGYAVSFDETTVRSMGRTAAGVRGIRLRDDDFVIGFDILKPDSKVFIITEKGYGKQTPALDYPIKGRGGKGIKTANVTEKNGPLAGLTTVEGTEDIMVMTDHGVMIRFNIATVSQTGRATLGVRLIRLDDGGKVATMAKVDPEPAVIEDTDTTADDQPADAAIDAPASDSVDVTPTETPATEADNPADSE, encoded by the coding sequence ATGCGAACGTCGTTTTTGAGCTATGCCATGAGTGTTATTGTGGCGCGGGCTTTACCCGATGTACGAGACGGTCTAAAACCCGTTCACCGGCGAATCCTTTACGGGATGAGTGAATTAGGCGTCACCCCTGAAAAACCATATAAAAAATCAGCCAGAATTGTCGGCGATGTCATGGGGAAATATCATCCCCATGGTGACTCTGCCATTTATGAATCAATGGTGCGGATGGCCCAAGACTTTAGCTATCGGTACATGCTAGTTGATGGTCATGGGAACTTCGGGTCAGTCGATGGCGATAGCGCCGCGGCCATGCGGTATACCGAAGCCCGGATGAGTAAGATTGCTGTTGAAATGCTCCGTGATATTAATAAAGACACGGTTAGATGGCAACCTAACTATGATGATACTGAACGAGAACCAGAAGTTTTGCCGGCCCGTTTTCCGAACTTATTAGTAAACGGCGCAACTGGGATTGCGGTCGGGATGACGACCAATATTCCACCGCATAACTTAACGGAAGTTATTTCAGCAATTCATATGTTGATGGATAATCCAGATGTAACGACAGCCGACTTGATGGAAGCGGTCCCCGGTCCAGATTTCCCAACTGGTGGGATTGTGATGGGTAAATCCGGGATTCGAAAAGCTTATGAAACGGGTCGCGGGAATATTATTATTCGCGCCAAAGTGGATATTCAAGAACAAAAGAACGGTAAGGAACGCATTATTGTTAATGAATTACCTTACATGGTGAATAAAGCCAAGTTAATCGAACGGATTGCCGGCTTAGCACGGGACAAAGAAATCGAAGGTATCACTGATATCAACGATGAAAGTGACCGTGAAGGGATGCGGATGGTGATTGATATTCGGCGGGATGTCAGTGCGTCCGTCGTTTTAAATAACTTGTACAAGATGACTTTGATGCAGACTAACTTTGGGTTTAACATGTTAGCCATCGTTAAAGGGGCGCCTAAAGTCCTGAGTTTGAAGCAAATCTTAATCTATTATTTGGAACATCAAGAAGATGTGATTCGGCGGCGGACCCAATTTGATTTGAAGAAAGCCCAAGCACGGGCTCATATCTTGGAAGGGTTACGAATTGCGTTAGATCATATTGATGAAATTATTGCCATTATTCGACAATCACAAACGAGTGAAATTGCTAAGAACCAGTTGATGGATAACTATGGCTTGTCAGATAAACAGGCACAAGCCATTCTAGATATGCGGCTGGTACGATTAACTGGTTTGGAACGCGAAAAGATTGAGAATGAATATCAAGACTTGGTTAAGTCGATTGCGGACTACAAAGCCATTTTGGCTAGCAAAGAACGCATTAATCAAATTATTTACGAAGAATTACTTGAAATTCAACGTAAATTTGGTGATGAACGACGGACTGAACTCATGATTGGGGAAGTCTTGAGCCTTGAAGATGAAGACTTGATTGAAGAAGAAGAAGTCGCCGTAACGTTAACGCATAATGGTTACGTTAAACGCCTTCCAACCACTGAATTCAAGTCACAGCATCGTGGTGGTCGTGGTATTCAAGGGATGGATGTCCATGATGATGACTTTATCGAGCATCTCTTAACAACTTCCACCCATGACGTCTTGTTATTCTTCACGAATGCGGGGAAAGTTTACCGGATGAAGGCTTACGAGATTCCTGAGTATGGTCGAACGGCCAAGGGAATTCCGGTGATTAATTTACTGGGAGTTAACTCTGGTGAAAAGATCCAAGCTGTGGTCAACGTTTCCGGCGACGCCAGTGAGAGTGAACAGTTCTTGTTCTTCACAACCGTTAAAGGGGTCGTCAAGCGGACGCCAGTACAAGAATTCGCCAATATTCGGAGTAATGGGCTAAAAGCGATTACGTTGAAAGATGACGATGAATTGATTGGGGTTACGATTACTGATGGTCATCAGAACGTGATTATTGGGACCCATGCCGGGTACGCGGTTAGTTTTGATGAAACGACGGTTCGCTCAATGGGCCGGACAGCTGCTGGGGTGCGTGGGATTCGTTTACGTGACGATGATTTTGTCATTGGCTTCGACATCCTTAAACCTGACAGCAAGGTCTTTATCATTACCGAAAAGGGTTATGGTAAGCAGACGCCAGCACTTGATTACCCTATTAAGGGACGTGGTGGTAAAGGGATTAAGACGGCCAACGTGACCGAAAAGAATGGTCCCTTAGCCGGTTTAACGACTGTTGAAGGGACTGAAGATATTATGGTGATGACCGATCATGGGGTCATGATTCGCTTTAATATTGCGACGGTCTCACAGACTGGTCGGGCAACCTTAGGGGTTCGTTTGATTCGCTTAGATGACGGCGGTAAAGTAGCGACAATGGCGAAGGTTGATCCAGAACCAGCTGTCATTGAAGATACTGATACTACCGCTGATGATCAACCAGCGGATGCAGCGATTGACGCACCTGCTAGTGATTCAGTTGACGTAACACCAACTGAAACGCCAGCAACTGAGGCTGATAATCCTGCTGATTCAGAATGA
- the ssb gene encoding single-stranded DNA-binding protein produces the protein MINRTVLVGRLTRDPELRYTSGGAAVATFTLAVNRSFTNQNGEREADFINCVIWRKAAENFANFTHKGSLVGIDGRIQTRNYENQQGQRVYVTEVVVDNFSLLESRAESERHQAANGGSNNGSNASYNNNNSGYNRQDQNAAPQQSSTTNNNPFGNGNPSGASNTNGTAGNNSAPTSGSNENQADPFANNGDQIDISDDDLPF, from the coding sequence ATGATTAACCGTACAGTTCTTGTTGGCCGACTAACAAGAGATCCCGAATTACGATACACTTCTGGTGGCGCTGCCGTGGCAACGTTCACGCTGGCTGTTAACCGGAGTTTTACTAATCAAAATGGGGAACGTGAAGCTGATTTCATCAATTGCGTCATCTGGCGTAAAGCTGCTGAAAATTTTGCGAACTTTACTCATAAAGGGTCGCTGGTTGGGATTGATGGCCGGATTCAAACCCGGAATTATGAAAACCAACAGGGACAACGCGTTTATGTTACAGAAGTGGTCGTTGACAACTTCTCATTATTAGAATCACGAGCAGAGTCTGAACGTCATCAGGCTGCTAATGGTGGTAGTAATAACGGCAGCAATGCTAGTTATAACAACAATAATAGTGGGTATAATCGTCAGGACCAAAACGCAGCTCCTCAACAATCATCAACGACTAACAATAATCCTTTTGGTAATGGTAATCCTAGTGGTGCTTCTAACACCAATGGGACGGCTGGTAACAATAGCGCCCCAACTAGTGGGTCTAATGAAAACCAAGCTGATCCATTTGCCAACAATGGGGATCAAATTGATATTTCGGATGATGATTTACCATTCTAG
- the gyrB gene encoding DNA topoisomerase (ATP-hydrolyzing) subunit B gives MTENEKETKLERAREYDASQIQVLEGLEAVRKRPGMYIGTTSSQGLHHLVWEIVDNGIDEALAGFANEIHVTVEKDNSVTVTDNGRGIPVDIQKKTGKPALETVFTILHAGGKFGGGGYKVSGGLHGVGASVVNALSSELDVKVIRNGKVYGMDFARGKVQTAMRVVDTAPADAHGTIVHFLPDADIFRETTEYDISILTTRIRELAFLNKGLQITIRDERPEKPTEQDFLYEGGIRHYVEYLDKNKTVLFPEPIYVEGAQNGITVEVALQYTDDYHSNLMTFTNNIHTYEGGTHEEGFKRALTRVINDYARKNNLLKDNEANLSGEDVREGMTAVVSVKHPDPQFEGQTKTKLGNSDARAAVDRLFSEHFNKYLMENPSIGRKVVDKGLLASKARVAAKRAREVTRKKSGLEISNLPGKLADNSSKDPKISELFIVEGDSAGGSAKQGRSRLTQAILPIRGKILNVEKASIDKILANEEIRSLFTAMGTGFGGDFDLSKANYHKLIIMTDADVDGAHIRTLLLTLFYRYMRPLVDAGFVYIAQPPLYQVRQGKFVRYIDSDEELSEVMGQLAPSPKPVVQRYKGLGEMDAEQLWETTMDPEKRRLLRVRDEDAADADGVFSMLMGDHVQPRREFIEDNAKFVQDLDV, from the coding sequence TTGACCGAAAATGAAAAAGAAACCAAACTTGAACGTGCTCGTGAATATGATGCGAGCCAGATTCAGGTCTTGGAAGGTCTTGAAGCTGTCCGGAAACGGCCAGGGATGTATATTGGGACGACAAGTAGTCAAGGTCTCCATCATCTCGTTTGGGAAATCGTGGATAACGGGATTGATGAAGCCTTAGCGGGTTTTGCCAACGAAATCCATGTGACCGTTGAAAAAGATAATAGTGTCACGGTGACCGATAATGGTCGGGGAATTCCAGTTGATATCCAAAAGAAAACGGGTAAGCCGGCCTTGGAAACGGTCTTCACGATTTTACATGCCGGTGGTAAATTCGGCGGTGGTGGATACAAAGTTTCCGGTGGCCTGCATGGGGTCGGGGCTTCCGTTGTGAATGCCTTGTCTTCAGAACTCGATGTTAAGGTTATTCGGAATGGCAAAGTCTATGGCATGGACTTTGCGCGTGGTAAGGTTCAAACCGCCATGCGCGTCGTTGATACCGCACCAGCGGATGCCCATGGGACAATCGTCCACTTTTTACCAGATGCTGATATATTCCGTGAAACAACGGAATATGATATTAGTATTTTAACGACACGGATTCGGGAATTAGCCTTTTTAAATAAAGGATTACAGATTACGATTCGCGACGAACGCCCGGAAAAACCTACGGAACAAGATTTCTTGTATGAAGGCGGGATTCGGCATTACGTTGAATACTTGGATAAGAATAAAACAGTGTTGTTCCCCGAACCAATTTACGTGGAAGGGGCGCAAAACGGTATTACCGTGGAAGTGGCCTTACAGTATACGGATGACTATCACAGCAATTTAATGACCTTCACGAATAATATCCACACCTATGAAGGTGGGACGCATGAAGAAGGCTTTAAACGGGCCTTAACGCGGGTTATTAACGACTATGCGCGGAAGAATAACTTGCTAAAAGATAACGAAGCTAACCTGTCAGGGGAAGATGTTCGTGAAGGTATGACCGCTGTTGTTAGTGTTAAGCATCCGGACCCACAATTTGAAGGTCAAACGAAAACAAAATTAGGAAATTCAGATGCGCGGGCCGCCGTTGATCGGTTGTTCTCAGAACATTTCAATAAATACTTGATGGAAAACCCTAGTATCGGGCGTAAAGTCGTGGATAAGGGGTTACTAGCCTCTAAAGCTCGGGTTGCCGCCAAACGAGCGCGGGAAGTCACGCGGAAAAAGAGTGGGTTAGAAATCAGTAATTTACCTGGTAAATTAGCTGACAACTCAAGTAAAGATCCTAAGATTAGTGAATTATTCATTGTCGAAGGGGATTCCGCCGGTGGCTCTGCTAAGCAAGGTCGCTCACGGTTGACGCAAGCGATTTTACCAATTCGGGGTAAAATTTTAAACGTTGAAAAGGCTAGCATTGATAAGATTTTAGCCAATGAAGAAATTCGGTCCTTATTTACTGCGATGGGTACTGGTTTTGGTGGCGACTTTGATCTAAGCAAGGCCAACTATCATAAATTAATTATCATGACCGATGCCGATGTCGATGGTGCCCATATTCGGACACTGTTACTAACGTTGTTCTACCGCTATATGCGGCCATTAGTTGACGCTGGCTTCGTCTACATTGCGCAACCACCATTGTATCAAGTCCGCCAAGGTAAATTTGTGCGGTATATTGATTCAGATGAAGAGTTGAGTGAAGTCATGGGACAATTAGCGCCATCACCAAAACCCGTTGTGCAACGGTACAAAGGGTTAGGGGAAATGGATGCTGAACAGCTGTGGGAAACGACGATGGACCCAGAAAAGCGGCGCTTACTGCGAGTACGCGATGAAGATGCAGCCGATGCGGATGGCGTCTTCTCAATGCTCATGGGTGACCATGTCCAACCACGGCGTGAATTTATTGAAGATAACGCGAAGTTCGTCCAAGATTTGGACGTTTAA
- the rpsF gene encoding 30S ribosomal protein S6, with product MSESKKYEITYIVRPDIDDAAKTALVDRFDKILTDNGAEVIDSKDWSKRRFAYEIGGYNEGTYHIVNVKTTDDAALNEFDRLSKINDDILRHMIVRRED from the coding sequence ATGAGTGAATCAAAGAAATATGAAATTACTTACATCGTTCGTCCAGACATTGATGATGCTGCTAAAACAGCTTTAGTTGATCGTTTCGACAAAATCTTAACTGATAACGGTGCCGAAGTAATTGATTCAAAAGATTGGTCAAAGCGTCGTTTCGCATACGAAATCGGCGGTTACAATGAAGGTACTTATCATATCGTTAACGTTAAAACGACTGATGATGCCGCATTGAACGAATTTGATCGTCTTTCAAAGATCAATGATGACATTTTACGTCACATGATCGTTCGTCGCGAAGATTAA